TCATTTTTGAGTTTGTCATGATATCTAGGACGTCATTCAGATCACCCAGCTCTTGTATTTTCTTtgggaaaaactttttttgtaacttttctCTGCATCTAAGATCATGTTTTGTAACATGTAATATGGTAGTAATTAGTACTTGTATGTACACTCATGCTTTCTCCTTTGTCTGACCTTGCTTTGTTAGAGGGGACCCTGACAGAAGTGACATTTGGGGCAACACCCCTTTGCACCATGCAGCAACTAATGGCCACTTGCACATTCTGAACTTCTTGGTCAACTTTGGTGCCAACCTCTTCTGTCTGGACAATGACTTTCACACTGCCATGGATGTGGCTGCCTCACGTGACCGCATGGATTGTGTGCGTTTTCTAGACAATGCTGCCTCAAAGCAGACCATCCAGAACCCCAAGAAGGTGATCCGTTTAAAAGAGCAGGCCATCAAGGAGGCAGAGAGGCGGGTGAAGATGTGCGAGAAGGTCAAGAAACGGCATAAGAGTAAAATGGATAAGATGTACCGTAGCCCTGTTTCTGAGAACAGAGTGGCCTCCTCCAGTGCAGACACCATTAGTGTCAATGATCAGTTCTCAAAGGTGATTGCCTCTGACATCTCCGGCTCCCTAACTGCAAGGGTCAAGGGCACCCTCCAGCGCAAATTTGGAAGGAAGGATAAGAGTGAGGCTGAGCAGCAGAGTGACAGTAACGTCATCTATGTGAAGCAGGAGAATGGGACCACAGACCAGCCGGACTTTGTAGAAGTTTTCACTGAGCAGGGTGAAGCTGAAGAGGATGAAGATGGAAGGAGAGGAATGGGATTTGAAGATGAGGAAGATTTAGAGTCCACAAAGGAGTCCATATTCAATAGACCTGGCCTAGGGACTATGGTCTTCAGGAAGAATTTATCTATGGCAGTGGGTATGGAGGCAGATGATTTTCCCTCTGTTACCACAGAAGATTTTGGCTTCTGCATCCGTGAGGAGGTGTTCCACTCTGTGGACGATGGCACTGAGGAAGCTGAAGATGGGGAAATTCCATGGAATGAGGAGGATATTGTTtgggatgaggaagaggaggagacatcACCCCTGGCTGCCTTCCTGGCCTCTCTTAACCTAGTTGATTTTGCTCCTGTGTTTAACCGTGAGCAGCTGGACTTGGAGGGGCTCATGCTATGCTCAGATAATGACCTGAAGGGCGCCCAAATCCAGTTGGGGCCTCGAAAGAAAATCCTTGAGGCAGTTGCACACAGAAGGAAGGCTCTTGAGAATCCCAGAACCATTACGGACAGCCATCTGTGAGGaacaatgagaaaaatatgGCTGTGCTCCATTTTGTTGGGTTCCACCTTGCTAGTTTTTAGGGATTTCTTTAGgaattgttttgctttgtgatCAGGAATGACATTTCTAAATGATCAGTGCCCAAAAactttggggcagctggtagtatagcagttagagctgctgcctttggaccaaaaggttggaggttcatgtctcacctccagctgtaacactcttgagcaaggtacttaccattaGCTTGCtcaacagtataaatgggtaaataattgtaaatagattaacactgtaagctggtctggaaaaaagcatcacctaaatgaaatGATGTAAACACAATGTTCAGTCTtagaaaaatatacaagaaTATATGAACACTTTCTGTAATTCTCATGCAGTGCAAAGATATTGTAACATCAGATGACCCTGAAACACTCAAATAGAAAACCTGTAAAAGTCAGTCATGATAAAAAGGAAATACAACAGGAATATttggttttaaattaattaaacttttctttgttgttttgcttttgttgatttctatttctgttc
Above is a genomic segment from Scleropages formosus chromosome 5, fSclFor1.1, whole genome shotgun sequence containing:
- the anks4b gene encoding ankyrin repeat and SAM domain-containing protein 4B, translated to MSRYHKAAIDGYLDLLKEATRKDLNTPDEDGMTPTLWAAFHGHLEALQLICSRGGDPDRSDIWGNTPLHHAATNGHLHILNFLVNFGANLFCLDNDFHTAMDVAASRDRMDCVRFLDNAASKQTIQNPKKVIRLKEQAIKEAERRVKMCEKVKKRHKSKMDKMYRSPVSENRVASSSADTISVNDQFSKVIASDISGSLTARVKGTLQRKFGRKDKSEAEQQSDSNVIYVKQENGTTDQPDFVEVFTEQGEAEEDEDGRRGMGFEDEEDLESTKESIFNRPGLGTMVFRKNLSMAVGMEADDFPSVTTEDFGFCIREEVFHSVDDGTEEAEDGEIPWNEEDIVWDEEEEETSPLAAFLASLNLVDFAPVFNREQLDLEGLMLCSDNDLKGAQIQLGPRKKILEAVAHRRKALENPRTITDSHL